Within Streptomyces roseirectus, the genomic segment GGGCAGCGGGGTGAAACCGTGCCGCAGGAACAGGGCACCAGTGCCCGCCGTCGCGGTGAACAGGGCGGTCAGGGAGAGGAGTTGGGCCCGGTCGAGGGCGGCGCGCATGAGGCGTCCGCCGATCCCGGCGCCCTGACGGGCCCGCGCCACGCAGAAGTTGTAGAGGACGCCCGCCTCGCCGTGCGCCTTCAGGCCCACGCAGCCGTCGAGTTCGCCCGCCAGGGACTCGACGACCAGGAACTCGGCGGCCTGGGTGGCGTACACGTCGGCCGGGCGTTCACGCAGGGCGCCCGAGAGGGCGAACGGGCGGGAGAGCGCGGCGAGTCGGGGCGCGTCGGCCCGGCGGGCGGGGCGGACGACGGATACCGGCGAGGGGGTGGAGAGGGGGGCCGGGTGGGGGGTGGCCATGGTCAGGGCGAGTCCTTCCTCGGTCGCGTCGCGCGAGGGGGGCGGCTGTGCGCCGGCCCGGCTCGACGAGCGGAGCAAGGTTAGCCTTACCTAAGACAACAGCCAAACGCGTCTCACGCGAACCCGGCCCGGCCCGCGCCGACCCGCCTCAGCCGGCCAGTGAACGCGGGCGCAGGTCCGTCCAGTTGGCCTCGACGTAGGCCAGGCAGGCGTCGCGGGTGTCCTCGCCGAACGCCACCGTCCAGCCGCCGGGGACCTCCGCGAACGACGGCCACAGGGAGTGCTGGCCCTCGTCGTTCACCAGGACCAGGAAACGGCCTTCGGCGTCGTCGAACGGGTTCGTGCTCATGTTCCGGCCTCCTGGAAACGGACGTCGACATTAGGTTAGGCTCGCCTAATCGAGCTGAGCCTAGTCCGTCGCTTTCCCGCCCACAACTCCCCACTCCCCGCTCTCAACTCCCCGCTCGCAAGG encodes:
- a CDS encoding GNAT family N-acetyltransferase gives rise to the protein MATPHPAPLSTPSPVSVVRPARRADAPRLAALSRPFALSGALRERPADVYATQAAEFLVVESLAGELDGCVGLKAHGEAGVLYNFCVARARQGAGIGGRLMRAALDRAQLLSLTALFTATAGTGALFLRHGFTPLPAHARTPPGWRPRQGSRVLVHHLG
- a CDS encoding MbtH family protein; translated protein: MSTNPFDDAEGRFLVLVNDEGQHSLWPSFAEVPGGWTVAFGEDTRDACLAYVEANWTDLRPRSLAG